The following proteins are encoded in a genomic region of Sparus aurata chromosome 11, fSpaAur1.1, whole genome shotgun sequence:
- the LOC115591549 gene encoding LOW QUALITY PROTEIN: leucine-rich repeat-containing protein 4C-like (The sequence of the model RefSeq protein was modified relative to this genomic sequence to represent the inferred CDS: inserted 2 bases in 1 codon; substituted 2 bases at 2 genomic stop codons): ILNTNLFPHEDKLTKLTLDGNLLTGLPQEXFRXLPSVXTLTLHNNQLTSLPPVLFGALPKLGSISLSQSNLSTLPNGIFSPMKKLKKVDLSKNHFVTLNAEYFEGLDKLTELNLQYNKIHSLDAGVFEKLQSLIKLKLAHNDLQALPEDIFQPLAKLKKLYLDHNPWHCDCNLIHLHFWMTANSEKIVSQVFCEYPEDLKGREIGSLTEDQLICPTLPSTTTTFTTTTTTTYMTLPTTVPTTTSLQLQYRPPLLHPPITLPTTL, from the exons ATACTAAATACTAATCTATTTCCACATGAAGACAAACTAACAAAGCTTACTTTGGATGGTAATCTTCTGACTGGTTTACCTCAAGA CTTTCGTTGACTTCCCTCAGTTTAAACACTGACTCTACATAATAACCAACTGACCAGTCTACCACCAGTGCTTTTTGGAGCACTGCCTAAATTGGGTTCCATAAGCCTCAGTCAAAGCAATCTCAGCACTCTTCCTAATGGAATATTCAGCCCTATGAAGAAACTCAAGAAGGTAGATCTGTCTAAAAACCACTTTGTCACATTGAATGCTGAGTACTTTGAAGGCCTTGACAAGCTCACAGAGCTGAATCTACAGTACAACAAGATACATTCACTGGATGCTGGTGTGTTTGAAAAGCTACAATCTCTGATCAAACTCAAGCTCGCTCACAACGACCTCCAGGCGCTTCCTGAGGATATTTTCCAGCCTTtagcaaaactaaaaaaactgtACCTGGATCATAACCCCTGGCACTGTGACTGTAATCTAATACATCTTCACTTCTGGATGACGGCGAACTCTGAGAAGATTGTGTCTCAAGTGTTCTGTGAGTACCCAGAAGATCTAAAAGGGCGGGAAATCGGATCATTAACAGAGGATCAATTAATTTGCCCCACCCTTCCCTCCACGACCACGACCTTCACGaccaccacaacaacaacatacatgACACTCCCAACTACAGTACCAACAACCACATCCTTACAACTACAATACCGACCACCACTACTACACCCCCCCATAACTCTTCCAACCACATTGTAA